GCGCTCCTGGACGCATTCCCGTTGCCAGCCCATCGTACAGCAATGAGCGATGGAAACTCGAAAGATCAACCGCCAGGCCCGAGAGGCGAAGGGCAGCTCTACTCTGATCGCCGGTGAGACATGCCCAGTACCAGGAAGCTCAGAGCCGAAAGCACCAACGATGACGGCTCCGGAACGTTGAAGAGGGCTGAAACCTCGGTCTGCCCCAGAGCGTGGTCGTAGATGCGGACGTCATCCAGCAATCCATTCAGCGGTCGGGATAGTTGGTAGTGGTCGCCCAGGCGGATGTTGCCGCTATTGGCCGTCGAATCGGTTGGTGTTCCCGAGTAGATCCCGGTCCCGTCGCTCGATCCGTCGACGAAGATCTGCATGGTCGTTCCGTTCAGGATTGCCACGACATGATGAAACGTGCCATCGGCAACGACGGTACTGGATGTGACCTCAGGGAAGACGGATCCGTTCCCATAAGCGAAGGAAAGCTGTCCGGCACCGTTCAGTTGCAGGGCCCAGCCATTCTGGTTGACACCTCCGGTTCCTCCGTGGCTGGAATCTGCCAGCAGCCGAATCCCGCCAGTGGCTGAGGCGTTTACCCACATGGCCACACTGAGGATGGACGGCTCGAGTGCAGCATTCCCGGGAACCGTGACGTAGTCGTTGACACCATCGAACGAGAACGCTTGACCCAACACGCCGGTACCATAGGTGGCGCCATTCACGAGGGTTCCGTCGTGCGAATTCCCCGAAGCATCGAGCGTCGTACCGTCACCGGTCCAATGGGCGATCAAGGACGCTTCGGAGGCCGAACTCCCAAGAAGGACAACGGGGAGAACGAGGATACGAATGACGTAATGCGGAATACCAAGGAACGGCGTCATGGTGCGCAAGGCAATATCTCCGGTCAGCACAGGATGAGCTAGTTGAGCATCCAGGAATAGGGGCTGCTTCAGTATGGATCCGGTGCATCATACCGGCTCGCCGAGATCATCGGAAGCAGAATTTTCGTGCACACTTCCAAGTCACGGCTAGCAGCCCTTCGTCCTGTAGATCTGCAAGCTCCCGCCCCAGATTGCTTCAGTGTTCGCGCAGGCATACTGAGCATTGTGCCTGCTAGTTGCATCTTCTGTAGGCAGTCGAGAAGCCCTTGCGACCAC
This sequence is a window from bacterium. Protein-coding genes within it:
- a CDS encoding LamG domain-containing protein, producing MRTMTPFLGIPHYVIRILVLPVVLLGSSASEASLIAHWTGDGTTLDASGNSHDGTLVNGATYGTGVLGQAFSFDGVNDYVTVPGNAALEPSILSVAMWVNASATGGIRLLADSSHGGTGGVNQNGWALQLNGAGQLSFAYGNGSVFPEVTSSTVVADGTFHHVVAILNGTTMQIFVDGSSDGTGIYSGTPTDSTANSGNIRLGDHYQLSRPLNGLLDDVRIYDHALGQTEVSALFNVPEPSSLVLSALSFLVLGMSHRRSE